The following proteins come from a genomic window of Neptunomonas concharum:
- a CDS encoding sigma-54 interaction domain-containing protein: protein MVIESFSEIAGILNAHPEPAALLSLDYEILAANESYTQLYGGDQRILSRKCFEVSHGYAVPCDQAGESCPLKRCSETGKKQRVLHLHNTCHGEEHVDVEMTPIKNEAGEVIYFLEKMHLVKEAAASPSGLGMVGRSKAFNTMLEMIQRAAPSEISVLLLGESGTGKELVAQAIHQASRRSKGAFVTVECSGLTESLFESELFGHEKGSFTGAISRKQGLVAAARGGTLFLDEVGDIPLSLQVKLLRLIESGTYRTVGGIEPQHADFRLVCATHKSLKTMVAEGRFRQDLYYRISAFPIDLPRLAERKEDLKLLANTLLKRIPGGEAVAISSKALRALGLYAFPGNVRELRNILERAVLFADGGVIEPEHLPSEVFESPSEVDSVPCQTILPLTQVEDDYLRWVLSHYQGENRDLAIQLGVSERTLYRKIKALNTKNKDFLLK from the coding sequence ATGGTTATCGAGTCTTTTTCAGAGATTGCGGGTATTCTAAATGCACACCCAGAACCAGCTGCTTTGCTATCTCTTGACTATGAGATTTTGGCAGCAAATGAGTCCTATACGCAACTGTATGGGGGGGATCAGAGGATTCTATCGCGAAAATGCTTTGAGGTGTCTCACGGTTATGCCGTACCGTGTGATCAAGCTGGTGAATCATGTCCACTAAAGCGTTGTAGCGAAACAGGAAAAAAACAACGTGTACTGCATCTTCATAATACTTGCCATGGTGAGGAGCACGTGGATGTAGAAATGACGCCCATCAAAAATGAAGCGGGTGAAGTTATCTACTTTCTTGAAAAGATGCATTTGGTGAAGGAGGCTGCGGCCTCCCCATCAGGGCTTGGTATGGTGGGACGGTCGAAAGCTTTCAATACTATGTTGGAGATGATCCAGCGGGCAGCTCCTAGCGAAATTAGTGTTTTGCTTTTGGGGGAGTCTGGTACAGGTAAGGAGCTGGTTGCTCAAGCTATTCATCAAGCCAGCCGGCGATCAAAGGGAGCGTTTGTTACGGTCGAATGCTCAGGGTTAACAGAAAGCCTGTTTGAGAGTGAGTTGTTTGGACATGAAAAGGGCTCTTTTACAGGAGCGATCTCACGTAAACAAGGTTTGGTTGCCGCTGCTAGAGGCGGCACGCTATTTCTAGATGAGGTAGGAGATATACCGCTCTCTTTACAAGTAAAACTGTTGCGTTTAATCGAGTCGGGAACCTACCGTACGGTGGGTGGAATAGAGCCACAGCATGCAGATTTTAGACTCGTCTGTGCTACCCATAAATCCTTAAAAACGATGGTGGCAGAAGGTCGTTTTAGACAGGATCTTTACTATCGTATATCGGCTTTTCCTATAGATTTACCAAGGTTAGCGGAGCGTAAGGAAGATCTTAAGTTGTTAGCCAATACGCTTTTGAAAAGAATCCCCGGTGGAGAGGCTGTGGCTATCAGTAGTAAAGCGTTAAGGGCTTTGGGACTTTATGCTTTTCCGGGCAATGTTCGTGAACTGCGGAATATTTTAGAGCGTGCCGTGTTGTTTGCTGATGGCGGTGTAATTGAGCCTGAACACCTACCAAGTGAGGTATTTGAGTCACCTTCAGAGGTGGATTCTGTACCGTGCCAGACGATTCTTCCTCTCACTCAGGTAGAGGATGATTATCTGAGGTGGGTGTTATCTCACTACCAAGGTGAAAATAGGGACTTGGCTATTCAGTTGGGAGTTAGTGAGCGTACCCTCTACCGAAAAATTAAAGCTTTAAATACAAAAAATAAAGATTTTCTACTTAAGTAG
- the soxC gene encoding sulfite dehydrogenase, with the protein MSKNTKVPSTRELMAQLAKESEGLSITDRRDFLRKGILAAGGVAGTVFASKAAASSNLPPMEPTWGKMLGHGVVEYPYGQPSKYESHVVRRTVPWLTAESISSISMSPLHDLKGIITPNGLVFERYHAGVPQIDPEEHRLMIHGLVERPIIFTMEDLMRFPSVSEIKFIECPANGGMEWKGAQMEALQFTHGMLSCCEWTGVPLRVLLDEVGIKPEGKWILAEGADGAHMSRSIPLEKALDDTLVVYAQNGEMLRPEQGYPLRLLNPGWEGNTSIKWLRRLEVGDKPWYHREETSKYTDLMPDGRARKFSFVQETNSVITNPCPENPIKNSGLIEIEGLAWSGRGRIKQVDISFDGGVSWVPANLKGLVLSKSLTRFSLVTKWNGQPWLLQSRAIDETGYVQPTLKQLREARGGNSIYHKNSIHTWKVANNGEVTNVQIS; encoded by the coding sequence ATGTCAAAGAACACAAAGGTGCCCAGCACCAGAGAGCTGATGGCTCAGCTTGCAAAAGAGTCTGAGGGGTTGTCGATCACTGACCGCCGCGACTTTTTACGAAAAGGGATTCTAGCGGCAGGGGGAGTAGCAGGTACCGTATTTGCCAGCAAAGCGGCAGCGAGTTCCAACCTGCCACCAATGGAACCTACATGGGGCAAAATGCTCGGTCATGGTGTTGTAGAGTACCCGTACGGCCAACCTTCAAAATATGAAAGTCACGTTGTTCGACGCACAGTTCCTTGGTTGACTGCCGAATCTATCTCTTCTATTTCTATGTCTCCCTTACACGACCTAAAGGGAATCATCACACCTAATGGTCTCGTGTTCGAGCGCTATCATGCGGGTGTTCCTCAAATAGACCCTGAGGAGCATCGCTTAATGATTCATGGGCTGGTTGAAAGGCCCATTATTTTTACGATGGAAGATTTAATGCGCTTTCCATCGGTCTCTGAAATAAAGTTTATTGAATGCCCTGCTAATGGGGGAATGGAGTGGAAAGGTGCACAAATGGAAGCCTTGCAGTTCACTCATGGCATGTTAAGTTGCTGTGAATGGACGGGTGTTCCACTACGTGTGCTATTGGACGAGGTGGGTATTAAGCCAGAGGGTAAATGGATTTTGGCTGAAGGAGCAGACGGCGCTCATATGAGTCGTTCGATCCCGTTAGAGAAAGCCTTAGATGATACATTAGTAGTCTACGCTCAAAATGGTGAAATGCTACGCCCAGAACAGGGCTACCCACTACGTTTATTGAACCCAGGTTGGGAAGGTAACACTTCGATTAAATGGCTACGCCGTTTGGAAGTGGGGGATAAGCCTTGGTATCACCGCGAAGAGACCTCCAAGTACACAGATTTGATGCCAGACGGACGAGCTCGTAAGTTTTCGTTTGTGCAGGAAACTAACTCAGTCATTACAAATCCTTGCCCAGAGAATCCGATTAAAAATAGCGGGTTAATCGAGATCGAAGGATTAGCTTGGTCTGGCAGGGGACGAATTAAGCAAGTGGATATCTCCTTTGATGGCGGCGTGAGTTGGGTGCCTGCTAACTTAAAGGGGCTTGTATTATCCAAATCACTGACACGCTTTAGTTTAGTAACTAAATGGAATGGTCAGCCTTGGCTGCTGCAATCTAGGGCTATTGACGAGACGGGATACGTCCAGCCTACCTTGAAGCAATTGCGTGAAGCTCGCGGCGGTAATTCCATCTATCACAAAAACTCCATTCATACTTGGAAAGTTGCGAATAATGGGGAGGTCACCAATGTTCAGATCTCTTAA
- a CDS encoding c-type cytochrome, with the protein MFRSLKKVVLASIIGAAITTPLTAVAAEKFGFGKTATAEEIAGWDIDIRPDGLGLPPGEGSVSEGEALYEQLCATCHGLFGEGEGRWPVLAGGKGTLTEERPTKTVGSYWPYASTLFDYIRRAMPFTAPRSLTDEQVYHITAYVLYLNEIVDDEFVLTHENLAQIEMPNKDGFFVDPRPDAQNTRCMKDCADPKTMKIEGTLKGITPVGHFIEGADAPAASHEGQEELEREKEKARKASLGMEGDDTHSSDTKPAVLSAKAQAGKETFDNACKACHGTGIAGSPKLGDHEAWAPRIKQDLSVLIDHAVKGFSGSSGIMPPKGGRVDLSDEQVAEAVVYMVELVK; encoded by the coding sequence ATGTTCAGATCTCTTAAGAAAGTCGTATTAGCCTCTATCATAGGAGCTGCCATCACTACGCCTTTAACGGCTGTGGCTGCAGAAAAATTTGGCTTTGGTAAAACTGCCACAGCAGAAGAGATAGCAGGGTGGGATATTGATATTCGACCTGATGGACTAGGTCTTCCACCAGGAGAAGGGTCAGTATCCGAAGGTGAAGCGCTATATGAACAACTCTGCGCAACGTGTCACGGCTTGTTTGGAGAAGGGGAAGGGCGCTGGCCTGTATTAGCGGGTGGCAAAGGTACATTAACGGAAGAGCGTCCAACTAAAACTGTGGGCTCCTATTGGCCTTATGCATCGACGCTATTTGACTATATTCGCCGCGCGATGCCCTTTACAGCACCACGCTCATTAACGGATGAGCAGGTCTATCACATCACCGCCTATGTTTTGTACTTGAATGAAATAGTGGATGATGAGTTTGTACTGACTCATGAAAACCTAGCGCAAATTGAGATGCCTAACAAGGATGGTTTCTTTGTAGACCCGCGCCCAGATGCCCAGAATACTCGTTGTATGAAAGACTGTGCTGATCCAAAAACAATGAAGATAGAAGGCACGCTTAAAGGGATTACCCCAGTAGGCCACTTCATTGAAGGTGCCGATGCGCCAGCGGCCTCTCATGAGGGGCAAGAGGAGCTAGAGCGTGAGAAAGAAAAAGCACGAAAAGCTTCCTTAGGTATGGAAGGGGATGATACACATTCTTCGGATACTAAACCTGCTGTGTTGTCTGCAAAAGCTCAGGCGGGAAAAGAAACATTTGATAACGCTTGTAAAGCTTGTCATGGTACCGGTATCGCTGGGTCCCCTAAACTAGGTGATCATGAAGCATGGGCGCCTCGAATCAAACAAGATTTGAGTGTCTTGATCGATCATGCTGTTAAAGGTTTTTCGGGATCTTCGGGTATTATGCCTCCCAAGGGTGGCCGGGTTGACCTGAGCGATGAGCAAGTTGCAGAGGCAGTCGTTTACATGGTTGAATTGGTGAAATAG
- the soxX gene encoding sulfur oxidation c-type cytochrome SoxX: MRKVMTSVCAAGFLAICTAVPANAATQEEMITEGKAVYMGKSRGNCISCHQINDPDANLPGNQGPPMIAMKQRFPDKRLLRAQVWDPTVNNPITIMPPVGKHWILSEEEIDAVVEYIYQF, from the coding sequence ATGCGCAAAGTAATGACCTCAGTGTGCGCAGCCGGTTTTCTGGCAATCTGCACAGCAGTGCCAGCCAATGCGGCTACGCAGGAGGAGATGATTACCGAAGGCAAGGCTGTCTATATGGGTAAGTCGAGAGGTAATTGTATCTCTTGCCATCAAATCAATGATCCTGATGCTAACCTTCCTGGTAATCAAGGCCCCCCAATGATAGCGATGAAGCAACGCTTCCCAGATAAACGCCTATTACGGGCTCAGGTCTGGGATCCTACCGTTAATAACCCTATTACCATCATGCCACCTGTTGGCAAACATTGGATTCTCTCCGAAGAAGAGATTGATGCGGTTGTTGAGTATATCTACCAGTTTTGA
- the soxY gene encoding thiosulfate oxidation carrier protein SoxY — protein sequence MSMNRRTVVKAIATGGVLIGASVLMPRLALAAWNKNAFEAKDQMSAMKALLGEGAVEDSAEVTLKAPDIAENGAVVPVTVASSMAGVESMSIFIEGNPSPLAAEFIIPAGTMADVSTRVRMGKTSKVTAVVKANGKLYSASKEVKVTIGGCGG from the coding sequence ATGAGTATGAATCGTCGTACTGTAGTAAAAGCGATTGCCACCGGGGGTGTATTGATCGGCGCGAGCGTTTTAATGCCGCGATTAGCACTAGCTGCATGGAATAAAAATGCATTCGAAGCCAAAGACCAGATGTCTGCTATGAAAGCGCTGCTAGGCGAGGGCGCTGTTGAAGATAGTGCTGAGGTAACGCTTAAAGCACCTGATATTGCTGAAAATGGTGCGGTAGTGCCTGTGACGGTTGCGTCTTCAATGGCGGGTGTTGAATCCATGAGCATCTTCATTGAAGGAAACCCATCACCATTGGCTGCTGAATTTATCATTCCAGCCGGAACTATGGCGGATGTATCAACACGTGTGCGTATGGGTAAAACCTCCAAGGTTACTGCGGTTGTTAAGGCAAATGGAAAATTATACAGCGCCTCTAAAGAGGTAAAAGTAACCATCGGCGGTTGTGGCGGCTAA
- the soxZ gene encoding thiosulfate oxidation carrier complex protein SoxZ, whose protein sequence is MANILKVKAKASGGKTQVKMMAKHVMESGQRKDSKTGELIPALFLNNLVVKHADKVVFEANLGPAVSKNPYIAFDFEGGAKGDELVMMWSENTGKSATETAAIK, encoded by the coding sequence ATGGCGAATATTTTAAAAGTTAAAGCAAAAGCATCAGGTGGTAAAACCCAAGTTAAAATGATGGCTAAGCATGTAATGGAGTCTGGACAGCGAAAAGACTCTAAAACGGGCGAGCTCATACCAGCGCTTTTCTTAAACAATCTAGTGGTAAAGCATGCTGATAAAGTCGTGTTTGAGGCTAACTTAGGTCCTGCAGTGTCTAAAAACCCTTATATCGCATTTGATTTCGAAGGTGGTGCAAAAGGGGATGAACTGGTGATGATGTGGTCTGAAAACACAGGTAAGTCTGCAACAGAAACCGCTGCTATAAAATAA
- the soxA gene encoding sulfur oxidation c-type cytochrome SoxA — MKIIKNLAVSVGLIMSAQLVTAAGNTLETVDPEADRISLQNFYKKRFPEAEIADYVNGIYAVDAGSREQWNELEEFPPYEFDVETGETLFNTPFANGQSYADCFDNGGIGIRQNYPYWNKEQGTVKTLEMEINECREKNGEKPLKWGKGPIAQISAYMAWTSRDNTIDIKIPEDDKRALAAYLEGKKFFYTKRGQLNLSCANCHMQGSNIRIRADLPSPALGHVSHFPVFRSKWGELGTLHRRYKGCHKDSRSEPLEMQSEAYRNLEYFQTYMSNGLVVNGPGARK, encoded by the coding sequence ATGAAAATAATAAAAAATCTGGCGGTCAGTGTAGGGCTTATTATGAGCGCACAACTGGTAACCGCTGCAGGTAATACATTAGAGACGGTCGACCCCGAGGCTGACCGTATCTCGTTGCAAAACTTCTACAAAAAGCGCTTTCCAGAAGCAGAAATTGCGGATTACGTAAATGGTATTTATGCCGTTGATGCGGGATCGCGTGAGCAATGGAATGAGCTGGAAGAGTTCCCTCCCTATGAGTTTGACGTAGAGACGGGAGAAACACTTTTTAATACCCCTTTTGCAAACGGACAAAGCTATGCCGATTGCTTTGACAATGGGGGGATAGGTATCCGTCAAAACTACCCGTACTGGAACAAAGAGCAAGGTACGGTAAAAACGTTGGAGATGGAGATTAATGAGTGTCGTGAAAAAAATGGCGAGAAGCCATTAAAGTGGGGCAAAGGTCCGATAGCTCAGATTTCAGCCTATATGGCTTGGACCTCACGAGATAATACTATTGATATCAAAATTCCAGAAGATGACAAAAGAGCGTTGGCCGCTTATTTAGAAGGTAAAAAGTTCTTCTATACCAAGCGGGGACAGCTCAATCTATCGTGTGCAAATTGCCATATGCAAGGCTCAAATATTCGTATTAGGGCTGATTTGCCGAGCCCTGCGTTGGGTCATGTTAGCCACTTCCCTGTGTTTCGTTCTAAGTGGGGTGAGCTAGGTACATTGCACCGTCGTTATAAAGGCTGCCATAAAGATAGCCGCTCTGAGCCTCTTGAAATGCAAAGTGAAGCTTACCGAAACCTTGAATACTTCCAAACTTATATGAGCAACGGTTTGGTAGTTAATGGCCCTGGCGCTCGTAAATAG
- the soxB gene encoding thiosulfohydrolase SoxB, protein MSRREFAQLLGLAGAAGLLPAQGFAAAKQITDPYEVENFGNVRLLHMTDCHAQLLPIYFREPNVNLGIGSALGKPPHLVGDKLLQHFGINPNTLEAHAFSCLNYEEAAAKYGKVGGFAHIKTLVERLRESYGREKTLLLDGGDTWQGSGTAYKTRGMDMVQATNALGVDIMTGHWEFTYEQAEILENIKAFNGEFLAQNVFVTEDALFEGADEYIFSEDSGHVFKPYTIKEIGGARIAIIGQAFPRTKIANPARFIPDWTFDIYDDRLQEQVDHIRANEKVDAVVVISHNGMDVDIAMANRVSGVDVILGGHTHDGMPAPTLVKNNGGTTLVCNVGSNGKFVGVMDLDVREGKVQGYRYRLLPVFSELIPADPAMAALINDIRAPYLPWLTEQLAPADELMFRRGNFNGTFDQLICDALRKVNDAQVSLSPGFRWGTTVLKGQMVTMEHVLDQTCLTYPETYVREMKGSELKLILEDVADNLFNPEPYLQSGGDMVRVGGFDYVCDPTQDIGNRISEMTLDNGEKIDANKSYKVSGWATVGARSEGADIWDVVAEYLRDRKVASIDKLNTPKLKNVDGNPGIMDYPA, encoded by the coding sequence ATGTCTCGTCGCGAATTTGCTCAGTTATTAGGTCTTGCTGGTGCCGCAGGCTTGCTCCCAGCTCAAGGGTTTGCAGCTGCGAAGCAAATAACTGATCCTTACGAAGTAGAAAACTTTGGGAATGTGCGTTTACTCCATATGACCGATTGCCATGCCCAACTGTTACCTATTTATTTTCGAGAACCTAACGTTAATTTAGGGATTGGAAGTGCCTTAGGAAAGCCCCCACATTTGGTCGGCGATAAATTGCTCCAGCATTTCGGTATTAATCCGAATACGCTAGAGGCTCACGCGTTTTCCTGTCTTAATTATGAAGAAGCCGCTGCTAAATATGGAAAAGTAGGTGGTTTTGCTCATATAAAAACGCTGGTTGAACGTTTGCGGGAATCCTATGGTCGAGAGAAAACACTGTTGCTAGATGGTGGGGATACGTGGCAGGGCTCGGGTACGGCGTATAAAACTCGGGGCATGGATATGGTACAAGCAACCAATGCATTGGGCGTAGATATAATGACAGGACATTGGGAGTTTACGTACGAACAAGCAGAGATTCTTGAAAATATTAAAGCCTTTAATGGCGAGTTTTTAGCGCAGAATGTCTTTGTGACAGAAGATGCCCTCTTTGAAGGAGCTGATGAATACATTTTCAGTGAAGACAGTGGTCATGTTTTTAAACCATATACGATTAAAGAGATAGGCGGAGCGCGCATAGCGATTATTGGGCAAGCCTTCCCTCGTACTAAAATTGCCAATCCTGCTCGGTTTATCCCTGATTGGACATTCGATATCTATGACGACCGCCTTCAGGAGCAGGTCGATCACATTCGAGCAAATGAGAAGGTTGATGCCGTTGTTGTGATCTCCCACAATGGGATGGATGTAGATATCGCGATGGCTAATCGCGTCTCAGGCGTTGACGTTATTCTTGGAGGCCATACCCATGATGGTATGCCAGCACCTACATTAGTCAAAAATAATGGCGGAACTACATTAGTGTGTAATGTGGGTTCGAACGGAAAGTTCGTCGGTGTTATGGATCTGGATGTTAGAGAGGGTAAGGTACAAGGTTACCGTTACCGTTTGCTCCCTGTCTTCTCAGAATTGATTCCTGCTGATCCTGCCATGGCTGCGTTAATCAACGATATACGAGCCCCTTATTTGCCGTGGTTAACTGAGCAATTAGCACCTGCTGATGAGCTAATGTTTCGCCGAGGTAATTTTAATGGCACGTTTGATCAACTTATTTGCGATGCACTACGCAAGGTTAATGATGCACAAGTTTCACTATCCCCAGGTTTTAGATGGGGAACGACGGTGCTAAAAGGCCAAATGGTGACCATGGAACATGTGCTCGACCAAACATGCCTGACTTATCCAGAGACATATGTCCGTGAAATGAAAGGCTCAGAACTCAAGTTGATTTTGGAAGATGTGGCCGATAATTTGTTTAATCCAGAGCCCTACCTGCAGTCAGGCGGTGATATGGTGCGAGTGGGAGGGTTTGATTATGTCTGTGATCCTACCCAAGATATCGGTAACCGAATTAGTGAGATGACACTGGATAACGGAGAAAAGATTGACGCGAATAAATCCTATAAAGTCAGCGGGTGGGCAACGGTAGGGGCTCGTTCAGAAGGAGCTGATATATGGGATGTCGTTGCTGAATACCTAAGAGACCGTAAAGTTGCGAGCATAGACAAACTGAATACCCCTAAATTGAAAAACGTTGACGGTAACCCTGGGATCATGGATTATCCAGCGTGA
- a CDS encoding elongation factor P hydroxylase, translating into MSVCSTDDEYCQNLINAFANILPNLIIKGDAEEPFYEAPTANTHAILYFRSNYPRSLLHEMSHYCLAGDRRRALDDFGYWYAPCGRTAEEQQRFEEVEARPQGLEKAMCEIVGLKFSPSLDDFSGRPASESFLQELELAYQEMRVNPPPTANKVLSGLRSYWETNGLANL; encoded by the coding sequence ATGAGTGTATGCAGTACTGATGATGAATACTGTCAAAATTTGATCAATGCCTTTGCGAACATCTTACCCAACTTAATCATAAAAGGAGACGCAGAAGAGCCGTTCTACGAAGCGCCGACAGCGAATACCCATGCCATCCTATATTTTAGAAGTAACTATCCACGCAGCCTTTTGCATGAAATGTCGCATTATTGCTTAGCGGGTGATCGGCGAAGAGCTTTGGACGATTTCGGATACTGGTACGCTCCGTGCGGAAGAACAGCCGAAGAGCAACAGCGCTTTGAAGAAGTTGAGGCGAGGCCACAAGGGCTGGAAAAAGCCATGTGTGAAATTGTTGGGCTTAAGTTTTCCCCCAGCCTTGACGATTTTTCAGGACGGCCAGCGTCGGAAAGTTTTCTGCAAGAGTTAGAACTCGCCTATCAAGAGATGCGGGTAAATCCACCTCCCACTGCCAATAAAGTGTTGTCTGGGTTGAGAAGTTACTGGGAAACCAATGGATTAGCTAATCTGTGA
- a CDS encoding copper chaperone PCu(A)C, which produces MKKLIIAATLSVCALPAWAEVSVSEAYVRAVPANQINSAAFMTLTNKGESDLALISATSSAAKTVELHTHQHDNGVMRMRRIDEIQLPAGEAVTLQPGGLHVMLIGLTQPLNPDQNVDLTLKFSDNSEEVLNVPVKSVVGMMPNKTPHAQHHNTNQ; this is translated from the coding sequence ATGAAAAAACTAATCATAGCGGCCACTTTGAGCGTATGTGCACTTCCTGCTTGGGCAGAGGTTTCTGTGAGCGAGGCGTATGTCAGAGCCGTACCTGCAAATCAAATCAACAGCGCTGCTTTTATGACGCTAACGAATAAAGGGGAGTCTGACCTAGCACTGATTTCTGCCACCAGCAGTGCAGCTAAAACCGTGGAACTGCATACACATCAGCACGACAACGGCGTAATGCGTATGCGTCGCATTGATGAAATACAGCTACCTGCAGGCGAGGCTGTCACACTTCAGCCTGGCGGACTACATGTCATGCTGATTGGGTTAACACAGCCACTAAATCCTGATCAAAATGTTGACCTTACGTTGAAGTTTTCTGACAACTCCGAAGAAGTGCTCAATGTGCCGGTTAAAAGTGTTGTAGGGATGATGCCAAACAAAACACCTCATGCTCAGCATCATAATACCAATCAATAG
- a CDS encoding SCO family protein, translated as MKLGGDFTLQSNNGPVSLSDYRGKAVALYIGYASCPDVCPTALAVMTQAFRNLSNENVDQVAGIFISVDPERDTPEKLEEYTRFFSPMITGLTGTKKEIDQVVAQYGAFYRKVDMPDSAMGYAVDHSSRIYLIDQTGELYKTLLHNSSPNELLEEINKLLDSDK; from the coding sequence ATGAAGCTAGGTGGCGACTTCACACTCCAATCTAATAATGGGCCAGTATCACTTAGCGATTACCGGGGTAAAGCCGTCGCACTCTATATTGGTTATGCCTCATGCCCTGATGTTTGCCCCACAGCTTTAGCGGTTATGACTCAAGCATTTCGAAACTTAAGTAACGAGAATGTAGATCAAGTTGCAGGTATTTTTATCAGTGTAGACCCTGAGCGAGATACACCTGAGAAGCTTGAAGAATACACACGTTTTTTTAGCCCGATGATTACAGGCTTGACTGGTACTAAAAAAGAGATCGATCAAGTAGTTGCACAGTATGGTGCTTTTTATCGCAAAGTGGATATGCCCGATTCAGCAATGGGGTATGCGGTGGATCACTCCTCACGTATTTACCTGATCGATCAGACAGGAGAACTGTACAAAACCCTGCTTCACAATAGCTCTCCCAACGAATTACTGGAAGAGATCAATAAACTATTAGACTCAGACAAATAG
- a CDS encoding SH3 domain-containing protein yields MMSRKGFVLLLIMMVASFQARALEFYKVIDEPINIRSGPGVSFERLAQAKKNEQVLLIKRQEDWANIFFIHPDGRKVEGWIHSDFISPDGEVRQADSKLKASAIGAQLNCLPNAENTGIGSCLLNIDLTVVGPLTTDTVAVACESELLMHVNNETHPLQESGRIRTPLKQGSGAARMQIIVLPPNQKSIEKMTLVDYRCMAKAL; encoded by the coding sequence ATGATGAGCCGAAAAGGGTTTGTTCTTTTGCTGATCATGATGGTGGCTAGTTTTCAGGCAAGAGCGCTTGAGTTTTATAAAGTGATCGACGAACCTATCAATATACGTTCGGGGCCTGGAGTATCCTTTGAGCGCTTAGCCCAAGCGAAAAAAAATGAGCAGGTCTTACTGATTAAAAGACAAGAAGACTGGGCTAATATTTTCTTTATTCACCCTGATGGCCGTAAAGTAGAGGGGTGGATTCACAGCGACTTTATCAGCCCAGACGGTGAGGTCAGACAGGCAGATTCCAAGCTTAAAGCCAGCGCAATCGGAGCCCAGCTGAATTGTCTACCGAATGCAGAGAACACGGGTATTGGGAGCTGTTTGTTAAATATCGATTTAACGGTCGTAGGGCCTTTGACGACGGATACCGTTGCCGTTGCTTGTGAGTCGGAGCTACTCATGCACGTTAATAATGAAACACATCCTTTACAAGAGTCAGGCCGTATTCGTACACCACTTAAACAAGGCTCTGGCGCGGCCAGAATGCAAATTATTGTTTTACCACCGAACCAGAAATCGATAGAGAAGATGACGCTGGTTGATTACCGTTGTATGGCTAAAGCACTGTAA